tatatattctaaaatccaaatcataaATGAAGAATGATGTTCGAACAATCcaacttcaaagttcaaacaagGCATTTGTCTTGAGGATCGTTTAATGTACCCTGTTCATGTAAATAATATAACTCACCTACCCCAGTCGCCCAAAACAGGCCCGGCGCCAGCTGCTCTTGCCACTTTTCCATCTTCTGTGACCCCATAAGCAATGCATCCAGTGCCCGCAATCAACACGCAGCCATGCAGCCTTCCCATTGTCCCACTAGACAGAGCTGCCACAGCATCATTTTCCACGTAAAATTTGGTATTGCCTGGGAACAGATCCCTGGAGAAGAGACAAGGTTCATTTAGCAGTAAAACtgtaaaagagaagaaattagaGGGGTTCCTTCTTTGGTTGATAACATTTTGGGTGAATGCAAATGAACACAAAATGATGACTTCCTATCTATTAGTTGTCAGCTTGCTGTGAGTTGTAATGATACACACAAAAACAGCACCACTCACTCTAACTATCCATGGTGTCACAAATGTACAAAAGAATTAGCTCGGTCATTTGAGCATCAACTACGTGTTTGGAGATATCAGCATGGGTTTGAagcttggaagatatcaaatgAAATCAAGTAGTTGATATGTACGAAAACAATGTAACAAGTTACATTTTAGGGGAAATGAATTTTAATCAATATAGAGTAACTATACCGGATCCATTCCAGCATCCTCTGCTGATCTGATGGGTGGTTAACTCCAGATACAGCTAAACAAACTGCACGGACAGCTGAACGATCTGTGTTGGCCATTGCGAGAGCCTGTGTCATGACCTGCTCTAGAGTTTCCAACGCAGCGCTTTCTGATAAATAGAGACATAGAGGTCAGTACATATTTGAGCAACAAATTCTGACATATACACATacatggcaagaaaaaaaatgatttcataTCATCGGAAAAACATTCCCATGCTCCAATTATATACTGTGTTACGACTTACAGAAACATATATGATCTGCATAAGAACTATAGATTCTGGTTAAACATTGGGTGCAGTATTCCTTTAGCAATACAGAGGAAGTGCAAGACACAGTAATGTGTTTCCATCGGTAAAATTACAAGATTACTCTATAGTCACCAAGCTTAGCACAAGTAATGGTATTATCTGTTCAGCAACTTCATAAAATGATTAACGTGTAGGAAACCAAAGAATTCACAGCAAACAAGATGGGGCAGGATAATTTGATAATATTCGAGCAAAAGCTTAAAACAAAATAAGGAGCATGCACAATCGGTGTTACGCAAGCAAATTCATCTATTTCCCTGAAACTCTCCCCTAATTGCCAAGATCCAATGCTTCCCGTACGCCTCAAGACACCCGCACGCTAGATATGACCAATCAACCGCGACCGCGCGGCACTTCACGGACACGAAATCCCCCAAAACCGACACGAAGACCCGTCGCCAATTTCCCAAGATCCATTTTTTCCCCACGAGGCACGCGCCAGCCACGCTCTGACCGGGGAGATCCTCGGGCGATTACCTCCGACGGAGTTGCGGTTGGAgcagccggcgacggcgcgggcgaccacggggacggcggcgggggactCCGGCGTCGGCATTGCTGCCGGCAGGCAGACGCAGACGGTGTTGGTGGTGCCGCCGTCCACGCCCAGGATGACGCCGTCCTCCGCCGGCGAGTCGCCGTTCTCGTAGCCGCCCATCTCGCGCTTGGCTCTCGGCCCCCCTTCCTAGCTTCTCGGGCGGCGAGGTAGACGGGGAGAGGGAGTCAAACTCTGacgaagatttttttttcccgggATTAGGAGAAGGATTCGTTTTGTAGCGTGTGCAGTGTGCTTGAGAGTTGAGAGCAATGTTTTTTCTTTATAAACTCATGTATGTTCATTCACTAAGAACATCCCCTGTTAGCGAAAGTAATCTTTGTTGGAGTTGAGAGCATCGTTAGGGCCAGGATCCGGTGCAGAGAGGAGAGAACCAGCaccgttttttttttccagattgGCCCAAGTACTCAATCTAGTGCAATAACTTGTCAGGTGTGTGCAAATTGCTGTGCAAATTGGTcaaacaacttgtaaaataaaaaataattaattcaGTACAATAATTTGATAGGTGTGTGCATATTGGTTCAACAACTTATAAAATACTAAATTAGTACAATAACTTAAAAAATAGGTGTACTTGTAGTCCAAACTTTACAACAACAACGTGTTAAACAAAGTAGATGACTCAACTGTGTTTATTAGTTAAAATTGAATCAAATTTTACAATTACACCATTAGTATTAGCGAGAGACTAAAGTATATAAGAGAGATCCTATAACCTTAGGTTTCTTCTACACCTTTGCTCATGTATTCAACAATTGTAGAGAAGTATGCCTGTTTCTTAGctcattttttctttctaaaCAAGTACGAGgctttaaaaatatttatgctAAACTTCTAAAAGGTATTAATTGTTAGTACTTATTAACATATTGGATATTTTAGTTGAACAAAAATGCATATAATCAAACATCGAATCAatattgaatatgaaattaaatattcctaattaaAATTTAATCTTTGTATAAAAAAATAGTTAATACAAAGACATGATAATAATTTCTCAGGTTCAGTCCTGGCCGATTATGTTACCATCATGACACGAATATCAATTGTCACATAATGCTCAATAACTTACGCGAATATACTCTAGTCCGGTATTAGAAAATATGTTGTTTGTGATAATATTTGGACTGCAGATGCACCAATTTATGCACTAAGttaagcattttacaagtttttGGATCAGTTTGCACCCACCtatcaagttattgtactagattgagcattttacaagttattGGACCAATCCGCACCCTATCAATTATTTACTAAATTGAGTATTTTATAGGTTATTGGACTAATCTACACCCACCTAACAAGTTCTTATACGGTGGGTACAATTTACTCTTTTTTTGGAAATAGTTCCGACTCCTGAGACTGCACACAGCTAGAATCAGCACTGTACTGCACACAGCTAGAATCAACACTGTTTGGTACTGTGTAACATTGTAGTACATTGTTCATCGTGATTACATTCATTACGTAGTGTGTAATTGAGACCGTTCGTCTGGAAATATCAATGGGCGAGATTGCGTACCTTGATCTCCGTCTAGTCTCTCCTTTTCCTCACTCTCATAAAACTTAAAACACACTACGCTAGAAAAACTTTATACTGGCGGCTAGAAGAGGTCTATGTTGGTGGGTACCGCACCTGCCAGCAACCTTGATCTAGCACAAATGGCCATTTATGCTGGCAGGTCTCTCAAGCCACCCGCCAGTACCGATACTATCTGCGCTGACGGATGGTTAAGAAGCCTGTCAGCAAAGAtaattttgaggaaaaaaaaggctAGTTGTAGCCGCTCGTGCCGCTGTATTCGTAGCCACGCTGCAGCTCACGTTGCCGTATTCTATGCCGAGAATGAGCATTCAAGAAACAGGCATCCTCGAAGGAAATCAACGCTTGCACAATCCCAAGAAAATTAACACTTGCAATATCCCAAGCCAATCAACACTTTCGCCACACAAATTCATCCACATGTCAAATTTAGTTACACATTCCAAACAAATCAGCAATTCTGGGATCGAGGTGAGAAGGATGGAGACACAAATAGCCAATCCAAGCTGCTAGTCATCCGCCCGCATGGTCCGTTGCTTGCCGACACTCCTCCACCCGCCTTCACCGCACCTCCTCCGCCTGTGCCGTCTGTAGCTGCACCGGTCGTAGCTCGTGCAAGCCCCCCACCGCCCGAGCTGCACTGGACCTGCACCCACCGGTCGCCGTTGCTACCGCCTGGGCACGCCGTCCTCAGCACTCGCGGGCCTAGCCGCGCTAGCCCCGCGCCCACCAGTCGTCGTTGCCACACCCCGGCGCATCAGACCATCACTCGCAGGCCCGGCTGCGCTAGCCACTGCTCCCGTCGATGCCCGCCGGTCGGCCGTACCGGCCTTAGTGCCCATGAGCCCGCCGCCTGGGTGCACTGGCCGCTGCTCCTACACCTGCGCCTGCTAGCCCGCTGCGCTTGCGCCCACCAGCACCTACCGACCACCTTTCCTGCGGCTCCTGCAGAGATAAGGAAGAGATGTGAGGATGAGAGAGGAGCAGCAGAAGAGATAGAAATGAGCAAAcagataagggagagagagtAGATAAGAGAGAGGCACGGAGCTGCTCAAACGCGTGCCATTTTTTTCACTGCTGTAACAACTTTACCTTAATTAGGTGTTGTTAAACTTaagaaagtcattagtcactaagtagaggaagtgaaatgtccaaattgcccctaaaaagctctttttggagttaaataggaaacttgagtttttatatacaaacttgaaattttgtccaaatagaagttgtaaaacttttaatttcaaacaaatttTGTTAATAGCACTTTGGCTGATTTGGAGTGaaagaaggtcaaaaacaagaatcaaatcaggagtacatcaaaatcctgcaaatgaccgaagtcctggaattcatatgtttcctcaactttgcaacctgctatctcacaattctatatCCAAACTTGAGTCAGACccctaatagaagttgtagtccTATGAGTGTGTTACAACTTTGTTATACTGACTCAAGTCTAATTCACAACCAAACCTGTTCAAAAGCTTGGTCAAAGTCACTCAAAACAGTCAAACCAGCGCAAATGCATTTTTGCACTAAGTCTGGAAGAACGTCCAGAGCGCGCATCTTGGCAAGCCCGTTCCTCCTAAAAGTTGAACTGAACTCGAGAAAAGTCTCTAATAAAAGTTGAATTCCTAAGATCAAAGAACAATTCCTTCAATAACACCCTTGCCTATTTCAAATCCCAAACCCCTCAAAAGTTGCATCGAAACCGGCCAAAATTCCTGAAAATCAGACAAATTGCTGAAACACCTAAGTCCGAGAGGAGCGCGTTCCCACCGACTTTGGAGCCTCGTAACTTTAGATCCATTTCATTTTTGAGCAAACTCTTTTTGTAAAATTTTAAGCTGGACATTAGGGCTAcatgttttacttttggagtttcacgaGTTCTTTTGAAAATGTTTTAGCAGAAGGCCCCAAACCTGGCCCTTTTGGCCTGCCCCGAGGCACACCCTGCTCCAGCGCGCGCCCAGAACGTGCCCGCATGTTTGCtcgtgcgccgcccgccgcgtggc
The genomic region above belongs to Setaria italica strain Yugu1 chromosome VI, Setaria_italica_v2.0, whole genome shotgun sequence and contains:
- the LOC101753715 gene encoding N-acetyl-D-glucosamine kinase, which codes for MGGYENGDSPAEDGVILGVDGGTTNTVCVCLPAAMPTPESPAAVPVVARAVAGCSNRNSVGESAALETLEQVMTQALAMANTDRSAVRAVCLAVSGVNHPSDQQRMLEWIRDLFPGNTKFYVENDAVAALSSGTMGRLHGCVLIAGTGCIAYGVTEDGKVARAAGAGPVLGDWGSGYGIAAQALTAVIKAHDGRGPQTSLTGEILEKLELSSPDEIIGWTYADPSWARIAALVPVVVSSAEDGDEVANKILHDSVQELADTVIAVVRRLRLCGEDENDKFPLVLVGGVLEGNKRWDISGEVIKCISKVFPGTDPIWPEVEPAIGAALLAWSHHRKGLKLENGS